A window of the Henckelia pumila isolate YLH828 chromosome 3, ASM3356847v2, whole genome shotgun sequence genome harbors these coding sequences:
- the LOC140890005 gene encoding protein FAR1-RELATED SEQUENCE 5-like, whose translation MIDKLPIVFADLMGDNIEDVEVVNSEFLIPENVEVLSTNSIVDQLESKLLVGQVVKSVEDTYLLYCNYAHAKGFSVKKGDQRYFPGSTELQSKEFECSCEVDQRHLLRSSRNISHAQKSTLEALVNVGISVANVVSYMENEAQGPQNLSFTRKDVYDHLGRIRKHTKVENGDASALLHHFINKANKESNFYWNVQLDDENRVINFFFRDSRCQVDFDYFGDILSFDTTYRINRYNLVCAPFVGINHHKQNVMFGLAFMSDETESSFEWLFKTYLESMNGKQPETIFTDQCQAMMNAIRTVFPLSHHRLCQWHINQNAPSHFGSLNGDLRFKRLWNKCMSHCESEEKFEGTWKIMIQEYNLTDHKWLNNMYGLRYKWANAFSNHKFSSGLLATSRSEVTNALLKRLGNSAISLYDFVLNYEKIQAGWRDKEKAEDTRCHHTKAPMMLKNNPLLTFAADFYTHTVYKLFELELINYLNMRFIKIHSELSDISLEFKVTSHDENSRVRHVIFNKETLEVNCSCKKFESVGILCKHILLIFNFLNLNFLPKPYLKERWMKKSRNRIPENFALYESGNKSRSVRESDIVFVNQIMRSTYALSMRCQGHEISRSKLTEILDGAREQIDDLFQNHNLEDPKVCEEGVHEDINLLDDMLVRNPPQMQKEQKPKDKAHNPLNS comes from the exons ATGATTGACAAGTTGCCCATTGTCTTTGCTG ATTTGATGGGAGACAACATTGAAGATGTTGAAGTAGTAAATTCAGAATTTTTGATTCCTGAGAATGTTGAGGTGCTATCTACCAACTCTATTGTAGATCAATTGGAAAGTAAACTACTTGTTGGACAAGTAGTCAAAAGCGTTGAAGATACATATTTACTTTATTGCAATTATGCTCATGCTAAAGGCTTCAGCGTTAAAAAAGGTGATCAGCGCTACTTTCCTGGCAGTACTGAATTACAATCTAAAGAGTTTGAGTGTTCATGTGAAG TTGATCAAAGACATCTGTTGAGATCATCAAGGAATATTTCTCATGCTCAGAAATCCACTTTAGAAGCATTGGTGAATGTTGGGATATCTGTTGCTAATGTTGTGTCTTATATGGAAAATGAAGCACAAGGACCACAAAATTTGAGCTTTACTCGAAAAGATGTATATGATCACCTTGGTCGTATAAGAAAACATACGAAAGTTGAGAATGGGGATGCTTCTGCCTTACTTCATCACTTCATTAATAAGGCAAATAAGGAGTCAAATTTTTATTGGAATGTGCAATTAGATGATGAAAATAGGGTCATAAATTTCTTTTTCAGGGATTCGAGATGTCAAGttgattttgattattttggtgATATTTTGTCATTTGACACCACTTATCGAATCAATCGTTACAATTTGGTGTGTGCGCCTTTTGTTGGAATTAATCATCATAAACAAAATGTAATGTTTGGCTTGGCATTTATGTCGGATGAAACTGAGAGTTCATTCGAATGGTTGTTTAAAACGTATCTTGAGTCTATGAATGGAAAACAACCTGAAACAATTTTTACTGACCAATGCCAAGCCATGATGAATGCAATTAGAACAGTATTTCCATTGTCACACCATCGGTTATGTCAATGGCATATCAATCAAAATGCTCCATCACACTTTGGAAGTTTGAATGgtgatttgagatttaaaaGATTATGGAATAAATGCATGAGTCATTGCGAATCTGAAGAGAAATTTGAAGGTACGTGGAAGATTATGATTCAGGAATACAATCTCACTGATCATAAATGGTTAAATAATATGTATGGATTGAGATACAAGTGGGCTAATGCATTCAGCAATCACAAGTTTAGTTCTGGGCTTTTAGCAACTTCTAGAAGTGAGGTGACAAATGCATTGTTGAAGAGATTAGGAAACAGTGCCATATCATTGTACGATTTTGTGTTGAATTATGAAAAAATCCAAGCTGGGTGGCGTGATAAAGAGAAGGCCGAGGATACACGGTGTCATCATACGAAAGCTCCGATGATGCTGAAAAATAATCCATTGTTGACATTTGCTGCTGATTTTTATACTCATACCGTGTACAAGCTATTTGAATTAGAATTAATCAATTATTTGAATATGCGGTTCATTAAGATACATTCAGAGTTGAGTGATATCTCCTTGGAGTTTAAAGTAACATCTCATGACGAGAATTCAAGGGTTAGGCATGTGATTTTCAACAAGGAGACTCTTGAGGTAAACTGCAGTTGTAAGAAATTTGAGTCAGTGGGAATATTGTGCAAACACATTTTGTTGATCTTCAATTTTTTGAATCTGAATTTTCTTCCCAAACCTTACTTAAAAGAGCGCTGGATGAAAAAGTCTAGAAATAGAATTCCTGAAAATTTTGCCTTGTATGAAAGTGGAAATAAAAGCAGAAGTGTTCGTGAATCTGATATAGTTTTTGTGAATCAAATTATGAGATCGACTTATGCTCTTAGCATGAGATGTCAAGGTCATGAAATTTCAAGAAGTAAGCTGACAGAAATTTTGGATGGAGCGAGGGAacaaatagatgatttgttccAAAATCATAATTTGGAAGATCCAAAAGTTTGCGAAGAGGGGGTTCACGAAGACATTAACCTGTTGGATGACATGCTTGTGCGTAATCCTCCTCAA ATGCAAAAAGAGCAAAAACCAAAGGACAAAGCTCACAACCCTCTCAATTCTTGA
- the LOC140886973 gene encoding protein DETOXIFICATION 40-like, translating into MDKKVESCSSLDQPLLKQAAEVSSELEGILSDTTLSRRRRLQKATALELRYLFRLAGPAVVVYLLNNIISVSSQIFCGHLGNLELAASTLGNSGIQLLTYGVMLGMGSAVETLCGQAYGAHKYEMLGIYMQRSTILLTLTGIPLLTIYIFSKQILLFLGESKTVASAASLFVYGLIPQIFAYAANFPIQKFLQAQSIVNPSAYISAGALVVHLFLTWLVLYVFHWGLLGAGFVLSLSWWIIVVAQFVYILVSDRCKETWTGFSTMAFSGLWGFFKLSVASAVMLCLEAWYYQIIMLIAGLLPDPEVTLDSLSVCVTILGWVFMVSVGFNAAASVRVSNELGAGHPKSAAFCVVVVTITSLIIAFVFGVVSLVLRHQLSYAFTSGQVVSDAVSDLAPYLAGAILLNGVQPVLSGVAVGCGWQAFVAYVNVGCYYIVGLPLGAVLGFKFNLGAKGVWLGMMGGTAMQTIILVWVTIRTDWNKEVDKARSRLEKWDDVTEENCEQ; encoded by the exons ATGGACAAAAAAGTGGAGTCTTGCTCGTCTCTGGATCAACCTTTGCTGAAACAGGCGGCAGAGGTCAGCTCGGAGCTCGAGGGAATCCTGTCGGACACAACCTTGTCACGGCGGCGCCGCCTCCAAAAAGCCACCGCACTCGAGCTCCGGTATCTTTTCAGGCTCGCAGGCCCCGCTGTCGTAGTTTATTTgctgaataatattatttcagTGTCTTCCCAAATATTTTGCGGCCATCTGGGgaatcttgaactcgctgcttcCACTTTGGGAAACAGTGGCATCCAGCTTCTCACGTATGGAGTCATG TTAGGAATGGGAAGTGCAGTAGAAACCTTGTGCGGTCAAGCGTATGGGGCACACAAATATGAAATGCTCGGAATATACATGCAAAGATCAACAATCCTCCTTACCCTCACAGGCATTCCCCTACTCACAATCTACATATTTTCCAAGCAAATCTTGCTCTTCCTCGGAGAATCGAAGACGGTAGCATCCGCGGCCTCGCTATTTGTATATGGCCTAATACCTCAAATCTTTGCATACGCCGCAAACTTCCCCATCCAAAAATTCTTGCAAGCACAAAGCATAGTGAACCCAAGCGCCTATATCTCGGCAGGAGCATTGGTGGTGCACCTTTTCTTGACGTGGCTCGTGTTGTATGTGTTCCACTGGGGGCTGTTGGGTGCTGGTTTTGTGCTTAGTCTTTCATGGTGGATCATAGTGGTGGCGCAGTTTGTTTACATTTTGGTATCAGACCGGTGTAAGGAGACTTGGACCGGGTTCAGTACGATGGCGTTTTCGGGGCTGTGGGGGTTTTTTAAACTGTCTGTTGCATCTGCTGTGATGCTGTGCTTGGAGGCTTGGTATTATCAGATTATAATGTTGATTGCTGGTCTGCTTCCTGATCCTGAAGTTACACTCGACTCTTTGTCTGTCTG CGTGACTATCCTGGGATGGGTATTTATGGTGTCTGTGGGATTCAACGCCGCGGCGAg TGTAAGGGTTAGCAATGAGCTTGGAGCGGGGCACCCGAAATCGGCTGCGTTTTGTGTTGTGGTGGTGACCATAACCTCTTTAATTATCGCTTTCGTGTTTGGCGTCGTCTCCCTCGTGCTTCGTCATCAGCTCAGCTATGCCTTCACCTCTGGCCAAGTTGTTTCCGATGCTGTCTCAGATCTTGCACCATATTTAGCCGGAGCCATTCTTCTTAATGGGGTTCAACCTGTTTTATCTG GTGTTGCGGTTGGATGTGGATGGCAAGCATTTGTCGCTTACGTGAATGTTGGTTGTTACTACATAGTTGGCCTTCCGTTGGGCGCCGTTCTTGGCTTCAAATTCAACCTCGGTGCCAAG GGAGTATGGTTGGGCATGATGGGAGGAACAGCCATGCAAACCATAATCTTAGTATGGGTCACCATTCGCACCGACTGGAATAAAGAG GTGGATAAAGCAAGGAGTCGACTGGAGAAATGGGATGATGTGACAGAAGAAAATTGCGAGCAATGA